The Chelatococcus sp. HY11 nucleotide sequence TCATTTCCAGTTTTTATGCGGACGTTCGGATCGGAATGTCAGCCGAGGTACGCACGGATGGTGTCTTCATCCTTGAGAAGGTCGATGCCCGGGCCCTCGGCCACGACCGTCCCGGTCCTGAGCACATAGGCGTAATGGGCAACATTGAGAGCCATGAAGGCGTTCTGTTCGATGAGCAGCACCGAGGTGCCGCCCGCATTGATGGCGCGGATCGCTTCGAACATCGTTTGAACGAGGATGGGCGCCAGCCCGAGGGACGGTTCGTCGAGAAGGAGGATGTCCGGCGCGGCCATCATGGCCCGGCCGATGGCCAGCATCTGCTGTTCGCCGCCGGACAGGGTACCGGCCGTCTGCGTCCGCCGTTCCTTGAGCCGGGGAAAGATGGTGAAGATGCGCTCCAGGGTCTCGGCGGCCTGCGTGAGCTGTCCCCGCCCATAGGCGCCGAGACGCAGGTTTTCCATGACCGAGAGGCCGGCAAAGACGCGCCGCCCCTCGGGACATTGCACGATGCCCTGCCGCGCCACTTGGAAGGCCGGCATACCGGTGAGGGACGTCCCACGATAGACCACCTCTCCGCGCGCTGGCGCGAGCTCGCCGGAGATGGCGCGCACGATCGTGCTCTTGCCCGCCCCATTGGCGCCGACGATCGAGACG carries:
- a CDS encoding ABC transporter ATP-binding protein; the encoded protein is MLLETRDLHVSYGPIVAVRGVSLAIPQGHIVSIVGANGAGKSTIVRAISGELAPARGEVVYRGTSLTGMPAFQVARQGIVQCPEGRRVFAGLSVMENLRLGAYGRGQLTQAAETLERIFTIFPRLKERRTQTAGTLSGGEQQMLAIGRAMMAAPDILLLDEPSLGLAPILVQTMFEAIRAINAGGTSVLLIEQNAFMALNVAHYAYVLRTGTVVAEGPGIDLLKDEDTIRAYLG